In the genome of Dermacentor silvarum isolate Dsil-2018 chromosome 1, BIME_Dsil_1.4, whole genome shotgun sequence, one region contains:
- the LOC119460155 gene encoding endoribonuclease LACTB2: protein MTTLIPKVSTLTSRIIRVLGCNPGPMTLQGTNTYIIGTGKERILLDTGEPDVPEYIETLKDVLRERGISLQQIIVSHWHLDHVGGVDEIRRQVQPECTVKKYAFRDDKAEHAFQYVNDGDWIHTEGASLKVIATPGHTQDHIVLYLDEENAVFSGDCILGEGSAVFEDFHSYMGSLNAILAIKPSVIYPGHGPVISDPATKIKEYIEHRLQRERQILDCLPKADTGYKSTADIVKEIYRETPAHLHAAAARNVDHHLNKLIKDGKVVKSATDSAYRRA from the coding sequence ATGACGACGCTTATTCCAAAGGTGTCTACGTTGACATCTCGCATCATCCGAGTTTTAGGATGTAACCCAGGCCCGATGACTCTGCAGGGAACTAATACGTATATTATTGGGACTGGAAAGGAGCGAATATTGCTCGATACTGGAGAGCCCGATGTCCCAGAGTATATCGAGACCCTCAAAGACGTTCTGCGAGAACGGGGCATATCGCTGCAGCAGATTATCGTAAGCCACTGGCATTTGGATCACGTGGGTGGTGTCGATGAAATACGGCGACAAGTTCAGCCTGAGTGCACCGTGAAGAAGTATGCTTTTCGTGATGACAAGGCCGAACATGCATTTCAGTACGTAAATGACGGAGACTGGATCCACACTGAAGGAGCGTCGCTCAAGGTAATCGCCACTCCAGGCCACACGCAGGACCATATAGTGCTGTATCTGGACGAAGAAAACGCTGTGTTCAGTGGAGACTGCATATTAGGCGAAGGGTCGGCGGTGTTCGAAGACTTCCATTCATACATGGGCTCGCTGAACGCCATTCTAGCGATTAAGCCATCGGTCATTTATCCGGGACACGGACCTGTGATTTCAGACCCGGCGACCAAGATAAAGGAATACATCGAGCACCGGCTTCAAAGGGAAAGACAGATTCTCGACTGTCTGCCAAAAGCAGACACCGGCTACAAATCAACCGCGGACATCGTCAAAGAAATTTACAGAGAGACGCCTGCCCATCTTCATGCAGCTGCTGCACGGAACGTGGACCACCACCTGAACAAGTTAATTAAAGACGGGAAAGTTGTGAAAAGTGCCACCGACAGCGCTTACCGACGGGCGTGA